Genomic window (Bosea vaviloviae):
CCAGGTCGAGCGAAAGCGTCTGCGCCCAGGCCGGAGCCGCCAGCACCGGCAAGAGCGCGAATGCGCCCCATAGGGCGCGGCCGCCTCGCAGCGATCTCTCAAGGGTTCTGGTCAAGGTCTCGCCGGGCCGGGCCAACGCCCGACTCAGTCGATCGGGCCTAGCAACGCTAGAACCGGCCATCGCGGCCCGGCAACCGGGGACAGAGCGTCAGGCGCCCGCGTGCCGACAATCCTGTTGATCGTGCCTGCTGATCGTGCCGACGCCCGCCTCGCCGTTCCGGCGAGGCGGGCGTCGGCTCTGGGCGATTCTAGGATTTCTTGGGATCGCGGCCGAGCAGGCGCGCGAATTCGGCCTCGATCGCATCGACGGAAAACGGGTCGATGGCAGCAGGCTTCGGCTCGGGCGCGGGCTCAGGCTTGAGCGCAGGCGCGGACTCAGCCTTTGGCTCAGCATCCGGTTCGCTTGCCGCCTTCCTGGGCTCGGGGACCGGGCTCGGCTCGTGCTTATGCTCCGGTGCAGACTCTGTGGGCTTGGCCGGAGCTTCGAGGAACGAATCCTCGATATCGTCGGCAGGAGCCGACTCGGCAGCAGCCGGCTCGGTCACGGCCGCAGGCTCGCTCTTGGCTGGCGCAGCCTTGACGGGTTCCGGCTCCACGACAGGCTCGGGCACGGGAGGCGCTGTGACAGGAGCAGATTTCGCCGTGACGGTGACGGCAGGCGCCTTGGGAACCATGCGCTCGGGCCTGAGGCCCAGGGCCATTTCGAGCTCGGCCTCGACATCGGCCGGCAACGGAATCGGCCTCCCAGCCGTTTCGGGCGGCGCAGGCGGAGTCGGCGTTGGCATCGCCGTCACAACAACAGAGGTATCGACAACCGGCTCGACCTGCGGCACAGGCGGCTTGGGCTCGTCCTGAAGCCGTGGCGGCTCGACAGGCGCATTCGCCGGGCGGACGGCCGAATGAGGCCGCTTCAGCGCCTCCTCCAATTGCTGCGTCATGCTGTCGAGCTCGACGGCGCTGGCAGATTGCGATGGGGAAAAATCACGCGTGAAGCTCGGCGGCTGAACCGCCGGCGCCGGCATCTGGGTTGCCGCAGCCGCAAGGCTGGGCAGGACGACGGCGGCGGCAACAGCAGCAGGAGCCTCGGCCTGCGCCGGCCCCTGCTGCGCGGGACGCGACGGCGCACCGCCCGGGATCGATCGGATCGGCAGCCGCTCCAGTGCGGGCTGTTCCTGGCGCAGGTCTTGGCGCGTATCTTGACGCACGGCCTCGGACGGCGGCAGAGGCTCGAAGGCGCCCGGTCGCTCGGGCGCCTGGGTCTCCGTGGGAAGCGCCGTCGCCGCGCGGCCGCCGCTGCGCAGAATGTTCGTTTCGACCACGATGTCCGAGACACCGCCGATCATGATCAGGTGTTCGACATTGTCACGCCGGATCAGGATAAGCTGACGCTGGCGGTCGAGATCGTGGATGTCGACGACGCCGAGGCGCGGCTGGCGAGCGCGACCGCCGCCCTGCCCTCTCACCCTCAGACGGCCACCCTTGATCTGGCGCGCGAACAAGCCAAGCAGCGCCAACAGCGCCAGGATCACGGCGAAAGCGATGATCCACTTTTGCCCGGTGGAAAGATCGAAGCCAAACAACGTCTGCAAGGTTTGCCTCATGAGCGACGGCGACGCCCTCGAGCGGCCGATGTTTCCGCCCAAGGTTCAACGCCTTGGCTATAGCATAACGCTTTTCTTATCGGGCAACATGGTGAACGCGTGGTTAACTGGTTTGTTCAGCCAGGCCGATTTTAACCGGCCGTTAACCCTGTACCCGGCAATATTTACCCAGTGAGCGAAAGCCTCGCCGCGCAGCCGCCCCTTGGCGACAGCCGGCCCCAGGGTGACCGGAACGGAACGAGCGACCATGGCCGACACTGCTTTGGGCACCGGCGGAAACCTGATGCAGGCGCTGAAGACCCGCATGCACTGGCACCAATCGCGCCAGAAGCTGCTGGCCGAGAACGTCGCCAATGCCGACAGCCCGGGCTTTCGCCCGCATGACCTGAAAGCACCTGCGATCGCGCCCGGCCAGGCCGGCGTCGTGATGGCACAGACCAGCCCCAGTCATATGGGCCTCTCCGGCCAGCGTGGCGGCTTCAACGGCACGAACGCCCAGCGTTTCGAAATCACGCCTAACGGCAACGCGGTCAATCTCGAGGACGAGATGATGAAGGTCGCGCAGAACCAGTCTGACTACCAGCTCGCGGCCTCGCTCTACACCAAGGGGCTGGGCCTGATGAAGATCGCGATCGGCAAGGGCCGCTGACCGGCGCCGCTAAGGTAGGAGGCAAATCATGGATTTGATGAAGAGCATCGCGGTCGCGGCATCGGGCCTGCGCACCCAGTCCGGCCGCATGCGCGTGATCGCGGAGAATATGGCCAACGCCGATTCCGGGCCCGCCAGCGCCGGTGCCGACCCTTATCGTCGCAAGATCCCGACCTTCCAGCGCCGTTTCGACCGCGACCTCGACGCACAATTGGTCAATCTCGGCCGCGTCCAGCGCGACCAGAGCGCCTTCCGCACGAAATTCGAGCCCGGCAATCCGGTTGCCGACGCCTCGGGCAATGTCCGCATGCCCAATGTCGACACCCTGATCGAGACCGTGGACATGCGCGAGGCCCAGCGCAGCTATGAGGCCAACCTCAATCTGATCTCCTCCACGCGCCGGATGATCCAGCGCACCATCGACATCCTGCGCACCTGATCGCGCGGCCCGGAACAGGAATTCCAGCCATGGCCACACCCAGCTTCGCCGCGGGAGCCTACGCCTCGATCCAGGGGATGGGCGCGGGCAATCTGATGCGCAAGCCGCTCGCCGCCGCGACCGGCGCAGGCGACGGCCCGGATTTCTCGTCGCTGATCAGCAAGGCGCTCGAAGCCACCGCCGACGCCGGCAAGAAGAGCGACACGCAGACGGCCAATGTCGCAGCCGGCCGCTCCGATGTGGTCGATGTCGTGACCGCCGTCGCCGAAAGCGAGGCCGCAATCGAGACGCTCGTCGCCGTGCGCGACAAGATCATCGCGTCTTATGAGGAAATCATGCGGATGCCGGTCTGACGGCCGCCGCGTTTCAGGACGAGAAGCAATGACCTCCGGTGCCATCCTCGACGTCGCGCGCGACGGCATTTTCGTCTTCCTCAAGGCCGGTGGGCCGGTGATGGCGGTTGCCCTCATCGTCGGCCTCGCCGTCTCGCTGGTGCAGGCCCTGACGCAGATCCAGGAACAGACGCTCGTCTACGTTCCGAAAATCCTCGCCGTTTTCGTGACGCTGATGGTGTTTCTTCCGTTCATGGGCGACGCGCTCGCAGGTTATATGGGGCGGGTCGCCGTCCGAATCGCCACGGGCGAATGAACCTGCCGCAGCTTTGCCCAGCCATGGTCGCCCATGGCCCCAGCTTGCGACGCACCGATCGGCGAAGAGGCCCGCCGCGCCCGATGCAGATCGCGATCCTGCCCGAGATCAGCGCCGTTTTCGTGCTCGTCTTCGCGCGGGTCGGAACCATGGTCATGCTGATGCCGGGCATCGGCGAGCGCTTCGTCTTTTCGCGGGCGCGACTGTCGCTGGCCTTCTTCATCGCGCTGATGCTGGCGCCGATGGTCCGTCCGCTGCTGCGCGTGCCGAGCGACATGCCCGGCGTCGTCGGCCTGCTCGCCAGCGAGGTGCTGATCGGCCTCGTCATCGGCCTCTGCTCGCGCTTCGTCATGGCCTGCCTGCAATCGGCGGGCGCGATCGTCGCGCAGACGATGGGGCTGGGCTTCGCCACGACGATCGACCCGACAGGCGGGCAGCAGAATCCTTCGGTCGGCAACCTGCTGACCATGCTCGGCATCACGCTCATCCTGACGACCGACCTGCATCATGTCGCCATCGTCGCGGTCCATGAGAGCTACCGTCTGCTCCCGCCGGGCGGCCTGCCCGATATCGGCGACGTGATGACGCTCGCCGTCCGCGCCGCCGCGCAGGGGTTCGCGCTCGCTGTGCAGATCTCAGCCCCCTTCATCGTCTTCGGGCTGCTGTTCAATCTGGGGCTGGGCGTGCTCGCGCGCATGATGCCGCAGCTCCAGGTCTTCTTCCTGGCCGTGCCGGCCTCGATCTTCGGCGGCATGGTCGTGCTCGCCGCCGTCCTCGGCGTCATGATGAGCGTCTTCCTCAATGACCTCGGCGTCTTCCTGCGCCAGTTCACCGGAAACTGAACGGCGATGTCAGAAGAGGCCGACAACGAAGACAGAACAGAAGACCCGACCCAGCGAAAGCTGGATCAGGCGATCGAGAAGGGCGACGTCGCCCGCTCCAACGAGATCGGCACCTTCTTCGTGCTGTGCGGCTTCACCCTGGCGCTGCTCGTCGCCGCCGGCTGGTCGGCAAGGGAATCCGCGCTCTCGCTGCGCAGCTTCCTGATGAACGCCCACCAGGTGCCCTCCGACGGCACCGCCTTCATGAACGTCACCCGGCAAGGCGTCATGACCGGCTTTTCGGCGATCGGGCTGCCGCTTGCCTTCATCCTCTGCGCCGCACTCGCCGGCGCGCTGATCCAGCACAAGCCACTCTGGACCTTCGAGCCAATGATGCCGAAGTTCAGCCGCATCTCGCCCATGGCCGGCGCCAAGCGCATGTTCGGCAAGGAAGCCTGGGTGAATTTCGCCAAGGGGCTCGCCAAGACCGGCCTGATCGGCGTCGTGCTCTGGACCACGCTCTGGAACGAGCATGACCGGCTCGAGAGTTTTGCCCAGATGAACGTCTCGGCGCTGCTGCCGGCGACGCTGGCTTTGACGATCAAGCTGATGGCGAGCGCACTCGCCCTGTTCGCGGTGATCGCGATCGGCGATTTCGGCTATCAGCGTTACGCCTGGTACCAGCGCCAGAAGATGACGAAGCAGGAGCTGAAGGACGAGTACAAGAACTCGGAAGGCAATCCCGAGGTCAAGGCGAAGCTGCGCCAGATCCGCGCACAGCGCGTGCGCAAGCGCATGATGGCCGCCGTTCCCAAAGCGACCGTGATCATCACCAACCCGACCCACTTCGCCGTCGCGCTACAATACGAACCCGGCATGGGCGCGCCGCTCTGCCTCGCCAAGGGCGTCGATGCTGTCGCGCTCAGGATCCGCGAGGTCGCGGGCCAGCACAGCGTGCCGATCATCGAGAACCCGCCTTTGGCGCGGGCACTTTACGCAACCGTCGAGATCGACGAAGAAATTCCTGTCGAACACTACAAGGCCGTCGCCGAAGTGATCGGTTACATCTTGCGCCTGAAGGGCCGGCGCGCCTAACTCGCAACAGCTTAACGTGCAAGACAGGCTGAGCGCGCATCGGTCGGTCGCAGGACCGCCGCTGCGGTGTCAATGGAACGGACCAAACCGCAATGAGCGGAACCACGGCGACCACGGCGATCGATCGCTCCGACAAGCCCGGCCATATCGGCGTCATCCTGCTCGTCGCGGGGCTGCTCGTCGGCGCAGCGATCGCGCTTGGCTTCATCG
Coding sequences:
- the flgB gene encoding flagellar basal body rod protein FlgB codes for the protein MADTALGTGGNLMQALKTRMHWHQSRQKLLAENVANADSPGFRPHDLKAPAIAPGQAGVVMAQTSPSHMGLSGQRGGFNGTNAQRFEITPNGNAVNLEDEMMKVAQNQSDYQLAASLYTKGLGLMKIAIGKGR
- the flgC gene encoding flagellar basal body rod protein FlgC, whose amino-acid sequence is MDLMKSIAVAASGLRTQSGRMRVIAENMANADSGPASAGADPYRRKIPTFQRRFDRDLDAQLVNLGRVQRDQSAFRTKFEPGNPVADASGNVRMPNVDTLIETVDMREAQRSYEANLNLISSTRRMIQRTIDILRT
- a CDS encoding flagellar hook-basal body complex protein FliE, which produces MATPSFAAGAYASIQGMGAGNLMRKPLAAATGAGDGPDFSSLISKALEATADAGKKSDTQTANVAAGRSDVVDVVTAVAESEAAIETLVAVRDKIIASYEEIMRMPV
- the fliQ gene encoding flagellar biosynthesis protein FliQ, which codes for MTSGAILDVARDGIFVFLKAGGPVMAVALIVGLAVSLVQALTQIQEQTLVYVPKILAVFVTLMVFLPFMGDALAGYMGRVAVRIATGE
- the fliR gene encoding flagellar biosynthetic protein FliR; translation: MQIAILPEISAVFVLVFARVGTMVMLMPGIGERFVFSRARLSLAFFIALMLAPMVRPLLRVPSDMPGVVGLLASEVLIGLVIGLCSRFVMACLQSAGAIVAQTMGLGFATTIDPTGGQQNPSVGNLLTMLGITLILTTDLHHVAIVAVHESYRLLPPGGLPDIGDVMTLAVRAAAQGFALAVQISAPFIVFGLLFNLGLGVLARMMPQLQVFFLAVPASIFGGMVVLAAVLGVMMSVFLNDLGVFLRQFTGN
- the flhB gene encoding flagellar biosynthesis protein FlhB, with translation MSEEADNEDRTEDPTQRKLDQAIEKGDVARSNEIGTFFVLCGFTLALLVAAGWSARESALSLRSFLMNAHQVPSDGTAFMNVTRQGVMTGFSAIGLPLAFILCAALAGALIQHKPLWTFEPMMPKFSRISPMAGAKRMFGKEAWVNFAKGLAKTGLIGVVLWTTLWNEHDRLESFAQMNVSALLPATLALTIKLMASALALFAVIAIGDFGYQRYAWYQRQKMTKQELKDEYKNSEGNPEVKAKLRQIRAQRVRKRMMAAVPKATVIITNPTHFAVALQYEPGMGAPLCLAKGVDAVALRIREVAGQHSVPIIENPPLARALYATVEIDEEIPVEHYKAVAEVIGYILRLKGRRA